The Methylomarinum vadi genome has a window encoding:
- a CDS encoding VOC family protein, producing MRYLHTMVRVKDLDESLDFYCNKLGLVETRRMESEAGRFTLVYLSAPLDKENAEKVQAPELELTYNWDPEDYDGGRNFGHLAYEVDDIYAICQKLMNAGVTINRPPRDGWMAFIRSPDNISIELLQKGEKLEPQEPWASMKNSGSW from the coding sequence ATGCGCTACTTACATACTATGGTCCGGGTCAAGGACCTGGATGAATCCCTGGATTTCTATTGCAATAAATTAGGGCTGGTGGAAACCCGCCGGATGGAAAGCGAAGCCGGACGTTTCACCCTGGTCTACTTGTCGGCACCGCTGGATAAGGAGAATGCCGAGAAGGTCCAGGCGCCGGAACTGGAACTGACTTACAACTGGGACCCCGAAGACTATGACGGCGGACGTAATTTCGGTCATTTGGCCTATGAGGTCGACGATATTTACGCCATTTGCCAGAAATTGATGAATGCCGGTGTCACCATTAACCGCCCGCCACGCGATGGTTGGATGGCTTTCATCCGTTCTCCGGACAATATCTCGATCGAGTTGTTGCAAAAAGGCGAAAAACTGGAGCCACAGGAGCCTTGGGCATCGATGAAGAATAGCGGTAGCTGGTGA
- a CDS encoding HvfA family oxazolone/thioamide-modified RiPP metallophore: protein MNKMSKTPLAAAMGTALVTSLSASSAQAESNPFAMSELDNGYMQLAESNPGYTVKPFSKSGTKAKEASCGEGQCGAMMENGKMKKGMENSCGAMMKGKEGACGMGETKPKTSEGKCGEGKCGDMMENGKMKKGMENSCGAMMKGKEGSCGMGMGGMKGKQDEGMKGGEMSCGGMMKRKGMQGGMKGGEMSCGGMMKGMQGGMKGGEMSCGAMMKGMQGDKKGGEMSCGAMMKGGEMSCGAKVDPDKAAGE, encoded by the coding sequence ATGAATAAAATGTCTAAAACTCCTTTAGCTGCGGCGATGGGAACCGCACTGGTCACGTCCTTATCCGCGTCCTCGGCACAAGCCGAGTCCAATCCTTTTGCAATGTCCGAACTGGACAACGGTTATATGCAATTAGCCGAGTCGAACCCCGGCTATACCGTCAAACCCTTCTCCAAGTCCGGAACTAAGGCCAAGGAAGCCAGCTGCGGCGAGGGCCAATGCGGCGCCATGATGGAAAACGGCAAAATGAAGAAAGGCATGGAGAATTCCTGCGGCGCGATGATGAAAGGCAAGGAAGGCGCCTGTGGCATGGGCGAGACCAAGCCCAAAACTTCCGAAGGGAAATGCGGCGAAGGCAAGTGCGGCGACATGATGGAAAACGGCAAGATGAAGAAAGGCATGGAAAATTCCTGTGGCGCGATGATGAAGGGCAAGGAAGGGTCCTGTGGCATGGGAATGGGCGGCATGAAGGGCAAGCAAGACGAAGGGATGAAAGGCGGTGAAATGTCTTGCGGCGGCATGATGAAACGTAAAGGGATGCAGGGCGGTATGAAAGGAGGCGAGATGTCCTGCGGTGGCATGATGAAAGGCATGCAGGGCGGCATGAAAGGAGGCGAGATGTCCTGCGGCGCCATGATGAAAGGCATGCAAGGCGACAAGAAAGGGGGCGAGATGTCCTGCGGCGCCATGATGAAAGGCGGTGAAATGTCCTGCGGCGCCAAGGTCGACCCGGATAAAGCGGCCGGCGAATAA
- a CDS encoding HvfB family MNIO-type RiPP peptide maturase codes for MDTCQNLVHDAGLGLRRSFLSEVIEHPPENVAFYEVAPENWMTIGGKLGKQFRAMTERCPFVCHGLSLSIGSSDPLDEDFVRAVKNFMRAHGIKFYSEHLSYCSHEGHLYDLMPIPFTSDAVKHVAARIRRVQDILEQKIAIENVSYYAAPGREMDEIDFFNAVVEEADCEVLIDINNIYVNSVNHGYDAEAFLRAIPAKRIAYAHIAGHYVEADDFLVDTHGAEVIDPVWKLLGKAYELYGVFPALLERDFNIPPLDVLLKEVDTIRAIQKAWGNQHEQRSA; via the coding sequence ATGGACACGTGTCAAAATCTCGTTCACGATGCCGGCCTGGGTTTGCGCCGGTCTTTTCTCAGCGAAGTTATCGAACATCCGCCGGAAAACGTGGCTTTTTACGAAGTCGCGCCGGAAAACTGGATGACTATCGGCGGCAAACTCGGCAAACAATTCCGCGCCATGACGGAACGCTGCCCTTTTGTCTGCCATGGCCTTTCATTGTCGATAGGCAGCAGCGATCCGCTGGACGAAGACTTCGTTCGTGCGGTCAAAAATTTCATGCGAGCGCATGGAATCAAATTTTATAGCGAACATCTCAGTTACTGCAGCCATGAAGGCCATCTGTACGACCTGATGCCGATACCGTTCACGAGCGATGCGGTCAAGCATGTCGCGGCCCGCATCAGGCGGGTGCAAGACATCCTGGAACAGAAAATCGCCATCGAGAATGTTTCCTATTACGCCGCTCCCGGCCGGGAAATGGATGAAATCGACTTTTTCAATGCCGTGGTCGAGGAAGCCGATTGCGAGGTACTCATCGACATCAATAATATCTATGTCAACAGCGTCAATCATGGCTATGACGCCGAAGCGTTTCTGCGCGCGATTCCGGCAAAACGCATCGCTTATGCCCATATCGCCGGCCATTATGTCGAGGCCGACGATTTTCTGGTCGACACCCACGGCGCCGAGGTGATCGATCCGGTGTGGAAACTGCTGGGTAAGGCTTATGAACTCTACGGCGTCTTTCCGGCCTTGCTGGAACGCGACTTCAATATCCCGCCGTTAGACGTGTTGTTGAAAGAAGTCGACACCATCCGCGCCATTCAAAAGGCCTGGGGAAATCAGCATGAACAACGCTCAGCCTAA
- a CDS encoding EAL domain-containing protein: protein MVRWQHPGKGWIAPDIFIPIAEQSGLIQELGLYVLTTACRQCLAWWQRGLPRFQLAVNLSFKELRPGFARQLRHVLENMAFPLANLEIEVTESQIMKFEHLDELRALHQLGIEIAMDDFGTGHSSLAQLKHLPISKLKIDRSFVIDIPDHDNDNVIVSTIIDMAHSLGLKVLAEGVETEQQQEFLISRGCDLLQGYLLNKPIPAEQFERILIEQLPLESENK from the coding sequence CTGGTTCGCTGGCAACACCCCGGCAAAGGCTGGATTGCACCGGATATCTTCATTCCCATTGCCGAACAATCGGGTTTGATTCAAGAATTGGGCCTGTACGTCCTGACTACCGCCTGTCGCCAGTGCCTCGCTTGGTGGCAACGAGGCTTGCCGCGCTTTCAATTGGCCGTGAACCTGTCGTTCAAAGAGCTACGTCCGGGCTTCGCCAGACAATTACGTCACGTTCTCGAAAACATGGCCTTTCCTCTCGCTAATCTGGAGATTGAAGTCACCGAAAGTCAGATTATGAAATTCGAACACCTAGACGAATTACGCGCCCTCCACCAATTAGGCATCGAAATAGCCATGGACGATTTCGGTACCGGCCATTCCTCGCTTGCCCAACTCAAACACCTTCCCATCTCCAAGCTGAAAATCGACCGCTCTTTCGTCATCGACATTCCCGACCATGATAATGACAATGTCATTGTCTCCACTATCATCGATATGGCTCACAGCTTAGGTTTGAAGGTACTCGCCGAAGGCGTCGAAACCGAACAACAACAGGAATTTCTGATTTCCAGAGGGTGCGACTTATTACAGGGTTATTTATTGAACAAACCGATACCAGCCGAGCAATTTGAACGCATACTAATCGAACAATTGCCTCTCGAGTCAGAAAATAAGTGA
- a CDS encoding HvfC family RiPP maturation protein: protein MNNAQPKSDFKNKQAEFAAFIRDPANNPCPADVKRQRMATYRELFFNNVDSFLSSNFPVLRKILDDRQWFELAQDFFSSHACRSPYFSEIPEEFLDFLQNERNDPDDYPFLLELAHYEWVEMALSIAQDHIEPPESGFGENLLRHHIALSPLAWPLAYQFPVQQISPQFLPEQPPEQPTYLVVYRDYDDEVHFLQINAMTFSLLQRIQQSNGVLTDALLTRFAQELGHPNPAAVKEGGLQILREMAAKGIIVPQCD, encoded by the coding sequence ATGAACAACGCTCAGCCTAAATCGGATTTCAAAAACAAGCAGGCCGAATTCGCCGCCTTTATTCGCGATCCGGCCAACAATCCTTGCCCGGCCGATGTCAAACGGCAGCGCATGGCGACTTATCGCGAACTGTTCTTCAATAATGTCGACAGCTTCCTGAGCAGCAATTTCCCGGTACTGCGGAAAATACTGGACGACCGGCAATGGTTCGAACTAGCCCAGGATTTTTTCAGCAGCCACGCCTGCCGTTCGCCGTATTTTTCCGAAATACCGGAAGAATTTCTGGATTTTCTGCAAAACGAACGCAACGATCCGGACGATTACCCTTTCCTGCTTGAATTGGCGCATTACGAATGGGTCGAGATGGCGCTCTCCATCGCCCAGGATCATATCGAACCGCCCGAAAGCGGCTTTGGTGAGAATTTATTGCGGCATCATATTGCTCTGTCGCCGCTGGCCTGGCCGCTGGCCTATCAATTTCCGGTACAACAAATTTCGCCGCAATTCCTACCGGAACAACCGCCCGAGCAACCGACTTATCTGGTGGTTTATCGCGACTACGATGACGAGGTGCATTTTCTGCAGATCAATGCGATGACCTTCTCGCTGCTGCAGCGAATCCAACAAAGCAACGGCGTTTTGACCGATGCGTTGCTGACTCGATTCGCGCAAGAGCTGGGCCACCCCAACCCGGCGGCCGTTAAGGAAGGCGGTCTGCAGATTTTGCGCGAGATGGCCGCTAAGGGAATCATTGTTCCTCAATGCGACTGA
- a CDS encoding AAA family ATPase, producing the protein MKELLNYRIVKSLGASMHAEVYKAFPHGQRNDPVVVKRINNRFSNDELAAYLIQQVEHLTELGLQDVPVPTVLQADSEILCLLQPWWEGQTLTQWLQDNAAPGLEAILGIMLSLCAQIELRHRAGHIHKSIKPSNILLDSVSLQVQIIDDVRVLDINQISHFIYHDHFRSQTLPYLSPEQTGRIKYSVTYSTDLYSLGMIFYALLVGKPPFLFKDPIAIIHSHLAETPTPVNRVNPAVPKMLSNIVTQLLVKAPEKRYQTASGLAADIQQCLEDWRQHRHISRFTLKQKDYSNRITIPSLMVGRDQEKKLLLEEFNKACSGVFRAALISGLSGIGKTRLIQELQLPIVSHAGYFCSGKFDQFKKHIPYSTLIQALTGLIKTFLTEDDERIRYWNSRISAQLGENAQLMIDLLPELELIIGPQPPVADLPPVEARNRFNDVAGKLIAALASQEHPVTLFIDDLQWCDGATFDLLERLFDNPLDYPYLFWIGAYRHNEVDGSHRLTALINKIRQKNRPLQEIRLHALGLPEVNLMTAYILNTYPSRTEALAEVIFQTSGGNPLFVNESLRWLHDYRHLHLAEDGVWVWDEAQLRHTDMPESALDLFKDKIAKLDTGTRQLVSTAACLGARFEAEELALAAAMPLADLYQSLAACFADNILLREKEQILFFHDQVQAAAESFMDRDMKRQVHQQIAEALLKAIPPQADLENLPNLFSIVEHLYEGRPEHQSDAQRLREARLNYHAGIMAMKALAMENANFFFSQSRELSRHLSWDKHYEFLFSLHKYLARTEMALGYQPESEQILNILIEEAKSDLDRVDCLYEQTTGLSSMGKFKQAIELGNRGLRLFGRAIPEDDDEALTKSAQIIEQIHHDNQDVWQQILDIRPSGDRATRIETGIYSELIPDYYLAGMVPQLYLAAIQSTQNCLAGGVDETVIYGFSMVGLYLQRQGRYEMSFRYEDLGLALSERYPDTFGATKGINGILWTNMHNRRGSEYIIEQCRKNIHRGKGCGDLYNAGLSYGPYIWHLIHQGKHLDQVGEIAAECIAFSEKFNLSLSLGLAQSAVAGWCDPMVNGEASYTEADIAAMLAKWELDKHVVSIGGYYTLKGISHHYLGNFRKAEQALERARPYLRGLSDNILNRLWYVFRYVNGLRLYSQPSVDEERILRECTEQVESWAALGPILQPYRLFMSMEQAFHQDDFSNCRRYCLDALDRAVEQEYTLLQAYLKERLGQLYIRHRHDQAGMHLLQAARDYYRCSAMAKYRQLQERYSLSLQEEQGDAEQSLALMLDVNYLLQATRAITQQLDLNLLLSTILKSVMERLGARTGYFVLAEQQLQVVARGIKRDQVEVEISEEGNLDTTSLSWAVVNYVYRTREMLVLENACDEGDFMTDETVQQLQLKSILCMPLLIQQTVLGVLYLENKLIKAVFTREQVELTKLLTAQAAIALQNTRLVRDMKQSQWEIESLNKELEKRVQERTDELYRANEELKNFAYVVSHDLKAPLRAINQLAGWLEEDYAGQFDEEGREQMALLRGRAKRMHEMIDGILQYSRVGRVRDMLEPVDVGQLVEDVIQLISPPEKIKIRIRPPLPVIKGEKVRLYQIFQNLLDNAVKYNDKEQGLVEVSCREERDYWRFCVADNGPGIDKKYQEKVFQLFQTLQPKDQSQSTGIGLSLIEKIVDSWGGKIWIESEAGQGCSILFTIPKIITIKDE; encoded by the coding sequence ATGAAAGAACTGTTGAATTATCGGATTGTTAAATCTTTGGGAGCCAGTATGCATGCCGAGGTCTATAAGGCATTTCCTCATGGTCAAAGGAACGATCCGGTTGTCGTCAAGAGAATCAATAACCGGTTCAGTAACGACGAGTTGGCGGCCTATCTAATTCAGCAGGTCGAACACTTAACGGAACTGGGATTGCAGGATGTGCCGGTGCCAACCGTGTTGCAGGCAGATAGTGAAATCTTGTGCCTGCTGCAACCCTGGTGGGAAGGGCAAACCCTGACGCAATGGTTGCAGGACAATGCCGCACCGGGATTGGAAGCGATACTGGGGATAATGCTATCTCTTTGCGCGCAGATAGAACTGCGGCATCGGGCCGGACATATCCATAAAAGCATCAAACCCTCCAATATCTTGCTCGACTCGGTCAGCTTGCAGGTACAGATTATCGATGATGTTCGTGTGTTGGACATTAATCAAATCAGCCATTTTATCTATCACGATCATTTCCGATCACAGACCTTGCCTTATTTATCGCCCGAACAGACCGGCAGGATCAAGTATTCGGTGACTTATTCCACCGATCTGTATTCATTGGGTATGATTTTTTACGCGTTACTGGTTGGCAAGCCGCCGTTTTTGTTTAAGGACCCGATTGCCATCATTCATTCGCATTTGGCCGAGACTCCGACCCCGGTTAATCGAGTCAATCCTGCGGTGCCCAAGATGTTGAGCAATATCGTGACACAATTATTGGTCAAAGCGCCGGAAAAACGATATCAGACTGCTTCCGGGTTGGCCGCCGATATCCAACAATGCCTTGAGGATTGGCGGCAACATCGGCATATCAGCCGTTTTACCCTAAAGCAAAAGGATTACAGTAACCGGATTACCATCCCTTCCTTGATGGTCGGCCGCGACCAAGAAAAGAAACTGTTATTGGAAGAGTTTAACAAAGCCTGCAGCGGCGTCTTCAGGGCTGCGCTGATCTCCGGATTGTCGGGTATCGGCAAGACCCGTTTGATCCAGGAATTGCAATTACCGATTGTTTCCCATGCCGGCTATTTTTGCTCGGGGAAATTCGACCAATTCAAGAAGCATATTCCTTACAGTACGTTAATTCAGGCATTAACCGGGTTGATCAAGACTTTTCTGACCGAGGACGACGAAAGAATCCGTTACTGGAACAGCAGAATTTCCGCGCAATTGGGAGAAAATGCCCAACTCATGATCGATCTGCTACCGGAGTTGGAATTGATCATCGGACCGCAACCGCCGGTTGCCGACTTGCCTCCGGTGGAGGCTCGTAACCGTTTCAACGATGTGGCGGGGAAACTTATTGCGGCATTGGCCAGTCAGGAACATCCTGTGACGCTGTTTATCGATGATCTGCAATGGTGCGATGGCGCCACGTTCGATCTGCTGGAACGATTGTTCGACAATCCGCTGGATTATCCCTATCTGTTCTGGATTGGCGCTTATCGCCATAACGAAGTGGACGGCAGTCATCGATTGACCGCGCTGATCAATAAAATCCGGCAAAAAAATCGCCCGTTACAGGAAATCCGTTTGCATGCCCTGGGCTTGCCGGAAGTAAACCTGATGACGGCTTACATCCTAAATACCTACCCTTCCCGAACGGAAGCCTTGGCCGAGGTGATTTTCCAGACCTCGGGAGGTAACCCGCTGTTCGTTAACGAAAGTTTGCGTTGGTTACATGATTACCGCCATTTACATTTAGCCGAGGACGGCGTTTGGGTTTGGGACGAAGCGCAATTGCGCCATACGGACATGCCGGAGTCGGCGCTGGATTTGTTCAAGGACAAGATCGCCAAGCTCGATACCGGTACGCGGCAATTGGTGTCGACCGCCGCTTGCCTGGGGGCTCGCTTCGAGGCCGAAGAGCTGGCCCTGGCCGCCGCCATGCCGTTAGCCGATTTATATCAATCCCTGGCGGCTTGTTTCGCCGACAATATTCTGCTGCGGGAAAAGGAGCAAATCCTGTTCTTTCACGATCAGGTGCAGGCGGCCGCGGAAAGCTTCATGGACCGCGACATGAAACGACAGGTGCACCAGCAAATCGCCGAGGCGTTGCTCAAGGCCATTCCGCCCCAGGCCGATTTGGAAAACTTGCCGAATTTGTTCAGCATCGTCGAACATTTGTATGAGGGACGACCCGAACACCAAAGCGACGCACAGCGACTGCGCGAAGCTCGGTTAAATTACCATGCCGGGATCATGGCGATGAAAGCCCTGGCGATGGAAAACGCCAATTTTTTCTTTTCCCAGAGCCGTGAACTCTCCCGGCATTTGTCCTGGGATAAGCACTACGAGTTTCTGTTCAGCTTGCATAAATATTTGGCCCGCACCGAAATGGCCCTGGGATATCAACCGGAATCCGAGCAGATTCTCAATATTTTGATCGAGGAGGCAAAAAGCGACCTCGACCGGGTCGATTGTTTATACGAACAAACGACGGGCTTGTCCTCGATGGGGAAATTCAAGCAAGCCATCGAACTGGGCAATCGCGGCCTGAGACTTTTCGGGCGCGCAATTCCAGAGGACGATGACGAGGCGTTGACCAAGTCCGCGCAAATCATCGAGCAGATTCATCATGACAATCAGGATGTTTGGCAGCAAATTTTAGATATCAGGCCCAGCGGCGATCGAGCCACGCGCATTGAGACCGGCATCTACAGCGAATTGATCCCCGATTATTATCTGGCCGGCATGGTGCCGCAGTTATATCTGGCGGCGATTCAGTCGACCCAAAACTGTCTGGCCGGCGGCGTCGACGAGACGGTCATTTACGGTTTTTCGATGGTCGGTTTGTACCTGCAACGCCAGGGCCGTTATGAAATGTCGTTCCGCTACGAAGACCTGGGTCTGGCGCTGTCCGAGCGCTATCCCGACACCTTCGGCGCGACCAAGGGCATTAACGGCATTTTATGGACCAACATGCACAACCGCCGCGGCTCCGAATATATCATCGAGCAATGTCGCAAGAACATTCATCGGGGTAAGGGGTGCGGTGACTTGTACAATGCCGGTTTGTCCTACGGACCGTATATTTGGCATTTGATCCATCAGGGCAAACATCTCGACCAGGTCGGTGAAATTGCCGCCGAATGCATTGCTTTTTCGGAGAAATTCAATTTGTCGTTATCGCTGGGATTGGCGCAAAGCGCCGTGGCCGGTTGGTGCGATCCGATGGTCAATGGTGAGGCCAGTTATACGGAAGCGGATATCGCGGCGATGTTGGCGAAATGGGAACTGGACAAGCATGTCGTGTCGATCGGCGGTTACTATACATTAAAGGGCATCAGCCATCATTATCTCGGCAATTTCCGTAAGGCGGAGCAAGCTTTGGAACGGGCCCGGCCCTACTTACGGGGATTGAGCGACAATATTCTCAATCGCTTGTGGTATGTCTTTCGTTACGTCAATGGACTGCGTTTGTATTCCCAGCCGTCCGTAGACGAGGAACGTATATTACGGGAGTGTACCGAACAGGTCGAGAGTTGGGCGGCACTGGGCCCTATTTTGCAACCTTATCGCTTGTTCATGTCGATGGAGCAAGCCTTCCACCAAGACGATTTCAGTAATTGTCGGCGCTATTGCCTCGATGCGCTGGATCGGGCGGTCGAACAGGAATATACATTATTGCAAGCCTATCTCAAGGAACGTCTCGGCCAACTTTATATCCGACATCGGCATGACCAGGCCGGCATGCACCTGCTCCAGGCGGCCAGGGATTACTATCGTTGTTCCGCCATGGCGAAATATCGCCAATTGCAGGAACGATATTCCCTGTCCTTACAAGAGGAACAGGGCGATGCGGAGCAGTCGCTAGCGTTAATGCTCGATGTCAATTATCTGTTGCAGGCGACTCGGGCGATTACCCAGCAATTGGATCTCAATCTGTTGCTCAGCACGATATTGAAATCGGTCATGGAACGATTAGGCGCCCGCACCGGGTATTTTGTTCTGGCCGAACAACAATTGCAAGTCGTCGCACGGGGCATCAAACGCGACCAGGTGGAAGTGGAAATCAGCGAAGAAGGTAACCTCGATACCACCAGCTTGAGTTGGGCCGTCGTCAATTATGTTTATCGTACCCGCGAGATGTTGGTGTTGGAAAACGCTTGTGACGAGGGCGATTTCATGACGGACGAGACCGTGCAACAGCTGCAATTGAAGTCGATTTTGTGTATGCCGCTGTTGATTCAGCAAACCGTATTGGGCGTGCTTTATTTGGAAAACAAACTGATTAAAGCCGTTTTCACCCGCGAACAAGTGGAACTCACCAAACTGTTGACGGCGCAGGCGGCCATTGCGTTACAGAATACCCGGCTGGTTCGGGATATGAAACAAAGCCAATGGGAAATCGAATCGTTGAATAAGGAGTTGGAGAAACGAGTCCAGGAAAGAACCGATGAGCTGTACCGGGCCAATGAAGAGCTGAAAAATTTTGCTTACGTGGTATCGCACGATTTGAAGGCGCCGCTGCGGGCGATTAATCAATTGGCAGGATGGCTTGAAGAGGACTATGCTGGGCAATTCGATGAGGAGGGGAGGGAGCAGATGGCTTTGCTCAGGGGCAGGGCCAAACGCATGCACGAAATGATCGATGGCATCCTGCAGTATTCGCGGGTGGGAAGGGTCAGGGACATGCTCGAACCGGTCGATGTCGGTCAATTGGTCGAGGATGTGATTCAACTCATCTCGCCGCCGGAAAAAATAAAAATTCGCATAAGGCCGCCCTTACCTGTTATAAAGGGGGAGAAAGTCAGACTGTATCAGATTTTCCAGAACTTGCTCGATAATGCGGTTAAATACAACGATAAGGAGCAGGGGTTGGTCGAAGTCAGTTGTCGGGAGGAGAGGGATTATTGGCGATTTTGTGTCGCCGACAACGGGCCTGGAATCGACAAGAAATATCAGGAAAAAGTGTTCCAGTTGTTCCAAACCTTGCAGCCCAAGGATCAGAGTCAAAGCACCGGCATTGGCCTGAGTTTGATCGAAAAAATTGTCGATAGTTGGGGCGGAAAGATCTGGATAGAGTCCGAAGCGGGGCAGGGATGCTCGATTTTGTTTACCATCCCGAAAATAATAACAATAAAAGATGAATAA
- a CDS encoding sensor domain-containing diguanylate cyclase, with the protein MKTDLPPKDKDTIISREQSNALLKIQRDILAQLALGNEHQSILDALCKTAESMVDNAVASIMVFDKTRSCLNVIAAPSIPPSAITQLNGLAPGPQAGSCGTSVFCNEAQYVFNTLRDDRWKNLKQFAVDFNIGACWSNPIRINDHDPIGSFALSSFEPGQPSEFCKRLLETCAYIAGIVIKRQQDEDQLWKLAHYDPLTDLPNRSFFLHHLEHAIQIAARTRQKLAVLFLDMDKFKDINDTQGHIEGDRVLKYIADNIRANIRGGDTLARLGGDEFVVLIENLIDTQQLSAICEKLCDSFPAKLSINNIDYPLSISVGVSVYPEHGKTAEILLRNADTAMYEAKKQGPGRYHFYHDTLTESVTERLQLTADMRLSLEQEHFLIHYQPQYCCKNGHIVGA; encoded by the coding sequence ATGAAAACGGACCTCCCCCCCAAAGACAAGGACACAATCATTAGCCGGGAACAGAGCAATGCTTTGCTGAAGATCCAGCGCGATATCCTGGCACAATTGGCGCTCGGAAACGAGCATCAATCCATTTTGGATGCCTTATGTAAAACCGCCGAAAGCATGGTCGACAATGCTGTCGCCTCGATCATGGTATTCGACAAAACCCGCAGTTGTCTCAACGTGATTGCCGCGCCGTCCATTCCCCCGTCCGCCATAACACAGCTCAATGGTTTGGCACCGGGTCCCCAGGCCGGGTCTTGCGGCACCTCTGTCTTCTGTAACGAAGCCCAGTATGTTTTCAACACTCTCCGCGACGATCGCTGGAAAAATCTTAAACAATTTGCCGTCGATTTTAATATCGGCGCGTGCTGGTCCAATCCCATTAGGATAAATGACCATGACCCTATTGGCTCCTTTGCGCTATCGAGTTTCGAACCCGGACAACCTTCCGAATTCTGCAAACGCCTGTTGGAAACCTGCGCCTATATCGCCGGTATCGTCATCAAAAGACAACAGGATGAAGATCAACTGTGGAAACTGGCTCATTATGACCCTCTGACCGACTTGCCGAACCGCTCTTTTTTTCTCCATCACCTCGAACACGCCATCCAAATCGCCGCACGCACGCGGCAGAAATTGGCCGTGCTGTTTTTGGACATGGACAAATTCAAGGACATCAACGACACCCAAGGCCATATCGAAGGAGACCGGGTTCTAAAGTATATTGCCGACAATATTCGGGCAAACATCCGTGGCGGCGACACCTTGGCCCGGCTTGGCGGCGATGAATTTGTCGTGTTGATCGAAAACCTTATCGATACCCAGCAACTCAGCGCTATTTGCGAAAAGTTATGCGACTCTTTCCCTGCAAAATTATCCATCAATAATATCGATTACCCGCTCTCCATCAGTGTCGGCGTCAGTGTTTATCCCGAGCATGGCAAAACGGCCGAAATATTACTGCGCAACGCCGATACCGCGATGTACGAAGCTAAAAAACAAGGACCCGGCCGCTATCATTTCTATCACGACACCTTGACCGAAAGCGTGACCGAACGTCTGCAACTGACCGCCGATATGCGTCTGTCGCTGGAACAGGAGCACTTCCTCATTCATTATCAACCCCAATATTGCTGCAAAAACGGGCACATCGTGGGCGCCTAA
- a CDS encoding response regulator: MNKIQPILLVEDDLVDVMTVKRAFRQLAVQNELVVVNNGEEALAYLKQPTKGLPCVILLDINMPKMNGLECLDIVKEHALFKAIPVVMITSSKEQQDVDQAFMKGISGYILKPADYDQFLASIQVLAPYWTRNSEQDSA, encoded by the coding sequence ATGAATAAAATTCAACCTATTCTATTGGTCGAAGATGACTTGGTCGATGTGATGACGGTCAAACGTGCCTTCCGGCAATTGGCGGTGCAAAATGAATTGGTGGTCGTCAATAACGGCGAGGAAGCGCTCGCTTATTTAAAACAGCCCACAAAGGGCTTGCCTTGCGTCATTTTATTGGACATCAACATGCCGAAAATGAACGGGCTGGAATGCCTCGACATCGTCAAGGAGCATGCCTTGTTCAAGGCCATTCCCGTCGTCATGATTACCTCGTCGAAAGAACAGCAAGACGTCGACCAGGCATTCATGAAGGGGATTTCGGGCTATATTCTTAAACCGGCAGATTATGACCAGTTTCTGGCATCCATTCAGGTACTGGCGCCCTATTGGACGCGCAACAGCGAACAGGATAGCGCGTAA
- a CDS encoding ASCH domain-containing protein: MTEYPEKTCEIDRLIRHPKLVEAALAGRKNQQRRDGLYAYPGETFQLEGVTFKVTAVTRQLLGEMTDEDARAEGYPNMAFYRDLILKMHAGMDWNEDHPVWVHYFSRIEEQ; this comes from the coding sequence ATGACCGAGTATCCCGAGAAAACCTGTGAAATAGACCGTTTGATTCGCCATCCTAAATTGGTCGAGGCCGCCCTGGCCGGACGCAAAAACCAACAACGGCGGGACGGCCTCTATGCCTATCCGGGTGAAACTTTCCAATTGGAAGGGGTGACGTTTAAGGTGACGGCCGTAACCAGACAGCTACTGGGCGAGATGACCGATGAAGACGCCCGCGCGGAAGGCTATCCCAATATGGCGTTTTACCGCGATTTGATTTTAAAAATGCATGCCGGCATGGACTGGAATGAAGACCATCCGGTTTGGGTGCACTATTTCAGTCGCATTGAGGAACAATGA